The following DNA comes from Noviherbaspirillum sp. L7-7A.
GGTATAGTCCGGTGCAATGCGTCAACAGCCTGCCCGTTCCCCATGTCCCGCCTGCCCGCCCACATCGACATTCACCTGATCCGCATCCTGTACCTGCTGCTGTCGGAAAAGAATGTATCGCGGGTGGCGCTGAAGCTGAACCAGCCGCAGCCGTCGATCTCGGCCTCGCTGCGCAAGCTGCGCGAACTGACCGGCGACCCGCTGCTGGTGCGCGGCTCGCGCGGCATGGTGCCGACGCAGCATGGCGAGAGCCTGTTGAAGCCGGCCAAGCGCATCCTCGACGAGACCGAGCGGCTGTTCGTGCAGAAGCTGCCGTTCGAGGCGCGCGAGGAAGCACGCACCTTCCGCATCGCCGCGCCCGACTACCTGGACAGCCAGTTCCTGCCCAACGTGGTGGCAAGGGTGCGGCGCGAGTCGCCCAAGAGCCGGGTGGTGATCATGAACATCAGCCGCGACATCGACCATATCCGGCTGCTGTCGGACGGCGACCTTGATCTCGTGATCGCCAACTGGGACGAGCCGCCCGCGCACCTGCATCTGGCCAAGCTGTTCCAGGACCCGATCGCCTGCATCATGCGCGCCGACTGCGCCTATGCCCGCCGCACCGCGCCGGACGCAATGACGGTCGAAGACTACCTGTCGCTGCCGCATGTGGCGCCGTCGCAGATGATGCCCGGCTATCACGGCGTGATCGAGTCCTTCCTGGAACGCCACAACCTGCGGCGCAACGTGGTGGTGGAGTCGGCCTATTTCGGCCAGATGCCCTACATGCTGCTGCAAAGCGACCTCGTGCTCACCACCGGCCGCCAGTTCCTGCGTTTCTATGAACAGAACCTGCCGCTGAAGACCTACAGCGTGCCGCTGAAGTTTCCACCGATGCGTTTCTACCAGCTCTGGCACGACCGGGTGCACCATGCGAGCGAACACAAGTGGCTGCGCGACCTGATCGGCACGGTTGCCCGCGAACTGCAGCCGCGCGCGGCTTCCTGAGCCGCTTTATCCACAATGTCTCCCGTCATCATGAGTCCACTCCCCGCCCCTAACACCGCCGGCAAGACCCTGCTGGTGCGCAATGCCCGCCTGCTCGTCACCATGGACGCGGCGCGCCGCGAAATACCGGATGGCGCGGTCTTCATCCGCGGTCATGTCATCGAGCAGGTCGGCCCGAGCGCCGAGTTGCCGGCCGAAGCCGACGAGATCATCGACGCCGGCGGCCTCCTGGTGATGCCGGGCATGGTCAACACCCACCACCATATGTACCAGAGCCTGACGCGGGTGGTGCCCGACGCGCAGGATGGCGAGCTGTTCAAGTGGCTGGGCGCGCTGTACCCGGTCTGGGCAGGACTGACCGGCGAAATGATAAGGGTATCGACCCAGACCGCGATGGCCGAGCTGATGCTGTCGGGCTGCACCACCAGCAGCGACCATCTCTATATTTATCCCAACGACTGCCGGCTGGACGACAGCATCGAAGCGGCGCAGCAGATCGGCATGCGTTTCCATGCCACCCGCGGCGCGATGAGCGTGGGCCAGAGCAAGGGCGGCCTGCCACCGGACGCGGTGGTGGAACAGGAAGACGCCATCCTGAAGGACAGCCAGCGCCTGATCGAAACCTGGCATGATGCCGGCCGCCACGCGATGCTGCGCATCGCGGTCGCGCCCTGCTCGCCGTTTTCGGTCTCGCGCGACCTGATGAAGACATCGGCCGAGCTGGCGCGCAGCCATGGCGTGGCCATGCATACCCATCTGGCCGAAAACGTGAATGACGTCGCCTACAGCCTGGAAAAATTCGGCATGACGCCGGCGCAATACGCCGAGGATTGCGGCTGGGTCGGCCATGATGTGTGGCATGCCCACTGCGTGCAGCTCGACCAGCCCGGCATCGAGCTGTTCGCCCGCACCCATACCGGCGTGGCGCACTGCCCCTGCTCCAACATGCGGCTGGCCTCCGGCATCGCGCCGGTGCGGCGCATGCTGGACCATGGCGTGCCGGTCGGCCTGGGCGTGGATGGCAGCGCCTCCAACGATGGCGCCCACATGCTGGGCGAGGCGCGCCAGGCGATGCTGCTGCAACGGGTTGGCTTCGGCCCGGATGCCATGACGGCACGCCAGGCGCTGGAACTGGCCACGCTGGGTGGCGCGAAGGTGCTGGGACGGGACGACATCGGCGCGCTGGCGCCGGGTATGGCGGCCGACCTGGTGATGTTCAGGCTTGACCAGCCGGCCTATGCTGGCGCCCTGCACGACCCGGTGGCGGCGCTGGTGTTCTGCACGCCATCGAACGTGGATTGCAGCATCATCCATGGCCGCGTGGTGGTGAAGGAAGGCCAGCTTGCCACGCTGGACCTGGGGCCGCTGGTGGAGCGCCACAACGGGCTGGCGCGGAACTTGATGGAAGCGGCGCGACAGGGCTGAGCGTACGTGGCGCTTCGGACTGGATGGGATTTCGACGGGATGCCTGCAGGGCACTGGATGAGGTCTCCCGGATGGTAGGCGATCGCTCTGCCGCCCACCGCGTAATGCCCTTCGGGTATTACGCCCTACGAAGGCTACGAAGGCGGCACTTGCCTTTGCACCTTGGCCTCTCGCAGGGTGCAATACCCCGCAGGGGCATTGCACGTGCGTAAATCATGGCTAGCCGCCGAACGTCTGCGGTTCGCAATGATGGTGCAATACCCCACAACAAAAGCACCCTACCCCCGCGCAGCCTGATTTCAGCCACGTATTGCGTTCAATGCGCCCCGCCCGCATCCACCGGCGTCTTCGACCGCACAGGCCGCGTCATCCACACCAGCCCGATCAGCAGGATGAACAGAATCGCCGACATATAAAAGATATCGGTCGCGCCCAGCGTGCCGGCCTGCACCGACAGGCTGCGCTCGATCACGGCCCAGGCGCCCTGCTCCGACATGCCCTGGGCCTGCATTGCCTGCACCGCCTGGCTGAAGGCTGGATTGGATGGCCCGGCGTGCTCGGCCAGCTGCGCATGATGCAGCGTGCTGCGGCTGTCCCACAGCGTCGAGGTGAGCGAGGTGCCCATGCCGCCGAACATGATGCGCACGAAATTCGACAGGCCGGCCGCCGCCGGGATGCGCTCCGGCGACAGGCCCGACAGGATGATGGACGTCAGCGGGATGAAGAACATCGCCATCGCCGCGCCCTGGATCACGGTCGGGATCATCAGCGTCATGGTGTCGACTTCCGGCGTGAAGCGCGAACGCAGGAAGAACACCAGCGCGAAGATCAGGAAGGCGGTAGAAGCAACGAAGCGGGCGTCCACCTTGGGCAGCATCTTGCCCACCAGCGGCGAGAGCAGGATGGCGAAGATGCCGACCGGCGCCATCACCTTGCCGGCCTCGGTGGCGGTGTAGCCGATCTGCGTCTGCAGCCACAGCGGCAGGATCACCAGGCTGCCGAAGAACAGGCCATAGGCAACCGAAATCGCCACCACGCCGCCGCTGAAATTGCGGCCGGCAAACAGGGACAGGTCTACCACCGGATGTTCCTCGCCCAGCTCCCAGATGATGAAGTAGACGAAGGCCACCAGCGCCACCGCGGTCAGCACGATGATCTCGCCCGAGGCGAACCAGTCCAGCTCCTTGCCCTTGTCCAGCATCAGCTGCAGCGAGCCGACCCAGATCACCAGCAGTGCGAGACCGATCTTGTCGATCGGCAGCCTGACCGTCTTCGATTCACGGGTGTGGTAGATGGACCAGCTGGCCCAGGCCGCGAACAGGCCGATCGGGATGTTGATGTAGAAGATCCACGGCCAGGTGTAGTTGTCCGAGATCCAGCCGCCCAGCAGCGGCCCCATGATCGGCGCCACCAGCGTGGTCATGCCCCAGAACGCCAGCGCCATGCCGCTCCTGGCCGGCGGATAGCTGGCCAGGAGCAGCGACTGCGACAGCGGAATCATCGGCCCTGCCACTGCGCCCTGCAGCACGCGGGCGGCGATCAGGATCTCGATGCTGGGCGCAACGCCGCACAGGAAGGAAGCCAGCACGAACAGCAAAATGGAGGTAATGAACAGCCGCACCTGGCCGAAGCGCATCGTCAGCCAGCCGGTCAGGGGCACCGAGATTGCATTCGATACCGCGAACGAGGTGATTACCCAGGTGCCCTGCTGCGGCGACACGCCCATGTCGCCGGAGATGGCCGGGATGGATACGTTGGCAATCGACGAGTCGAGCACGTTCATGAACACCGCCAGCGACAGCGCCAGCGTGCCCAGGACGAGCGGCGTGCCGCTCAGCGGCGGCAGGGCGGCGCGGGGAGCGGTGGCCATCTCAGCGCTTCGCCACGGCCGCGCTGTTGTCGGCGATGATGCGGGCGATGTCCTGCTCGGCCTCGCGGTCGGCGGCATCGAATACCCGGGTCTCGTAGGCCGGCGCGGTGCGGGCTGCGCCGCTGGAGGTCAGGGAGGTGCCTTCGGCCCGGGCAATGTCCACCTTCACTTCCATCGACAGGCCGATGCGCAGCGGCTTCTCGGCCAGCTCCTTGGGGTCGAGCCTGATGCGCACGGGCACACGCTGCACCACCTTGATCCAGTTGCCGCTGGCATTTTGCGCGGGCAGCAGGGCGAACGCGGCGCCGGTGCCGGCGGCCAGGCCCACCACCTGGCCGTGATAGACCACGTCATCGCCATACAGGTCGGAATGCAGGGTCACCGGCTGGCCGATGCGCATCTGCGCCAGCTGGCCTTCCTTGAAGTTGGCATCCACCCACAGCGCATCCAGCGGCACGATGGACAACAGCGGCGCGCCGGGCGCGACACGCTGGCCGACCTGCACCGAGCGCCGCGCCACATAGCCGGTGATGGGCGCCGGCAGCCTGGTGCGGGCATAGGCGAGATAGGCGGAGCGCACCTGCGCGGCGGCGCGCAGCACGTTGGGATTCTCCGCGACAGGCGTGCTGCTGGTCAGCGCCTGGTTCGATGCCAGTTGCTCGCGCGCGGCTTGCAGCGCCGACTCCGCCGCCTTGACGGCATTGCGGGCATGCTCGATATCCTCGCCGGATACGGCGCCGGTGCCGGTCAGGCGGGTGCGGCGCGCCAGGTCGTCGCGGGCGCGCGCCAGCTCGGTGCTGCGCAGCGAGATGTTGGCGTTAAGGGCGCCGGTGTTGACGAACAGCGTGCGGGTTTCGCGCACGGTCTGGGCCAGCTGCGCCTCGGCCTGGGCCAGCGCCACCCTGGCGTCGGCCGGATCGAGTTCAACCAGCGGCTTGCCCATTTCCACCCGCTCGGTGTCGTCGGCATGGATGGCGATCACCGTGCCGCCGACCTGGGGCGTAACCTGCACCACATTGCCGGCGACATAGGCGTCGTCAGTACTTTCGAAATGGCGGGCGAAGACAAACCACCAGATGCCGTAGGCCACCAGCGCGGCCAGCACCAGCAGGGTGAAGCCAATCAGGAAAGCGCGGCGCTTGCCGTTGCGGGCCGGGGCCGGCAATGCCTGTGGAGGGGAACTTTGCATGGTCATGATGCGGATTTCGATGAAGAAGAGGATTGTTCGGCGGCCAGGCCGGCGGCATCGGCGTCGAAGCCGCCGCCCAGCGCCCGGACCAGGTTCACGCGCAGGTCGGCGCGGCGCGCCTGGTTTTCCAGCTCGACCTTGCGCTGCACGATCAGCGCCAGTTCGCTGGCCAGCACTGGCAGCATGTTGGTGGTACCGACCCGCTCGCGCTCGCGCGCCAGGCGCAGCGCATTGCTGGCGGCCTGGGTGGCAGCACGCTGATGGCCGCCCTGCGCCTCGGCTGCGCGCAGCGACTGCACCTGGTCAGCCACGTCGCGCAGCGCATCCACCAGCGTCTGGTTGTAGCTGGCAACGGCATTGTCATAGCCGGCAACTCGTCCCTTGAGCTGCGCCCGCAGGCGGCCGCCTTCGAACACCGGCAGGCGGATCGCCGGGCCGATGCCGACGATGCGGCTGCCGGCTTCGAGCAGGCGGTCCAGCGACAGCGTGGAAAAGCCGGCAAAGGCGGTCAGGTTCACGTTCGGATAGAACTGCGCCTTGGCGCTGGCGATCTCGCCCTGCGCCGCCTCGACCCGCCAGCGGCTGGCCACGATATCCGGGCGCCGGCCCAACAGGCCCAGCGGGAGCTGGTCGGGCAAGGCCGTTGCCGACTCGGGCGGCAGCGGCGGCGCGGCAATCGCCAGGCCGCGGTCCGGCCCCTTGCCCATCAGCGCTGCCAGCTGGTTGCGGGTCAGCGCCATCGCCTCCTGCCACTGCACGATCTCGGCGCGCAAGCCTTCCAGCTGCTGGCGCGTCTGTTCGCTCTCGCTTTCGGTGTCCAGGCCGGCCTTGAAGCGCAGCGCCGTCAGGCGGCCGAGCTTTTCACGGGCCACCAGCTGCTGCCTGGTCAGTTCCAGCTGCGCATTCTGGCGCGCCAGCTGCAGCCAGGCACGGCTGATGGCGGCCGTCAGCGTCAGGCGCGCGCTGTACTGCTCGGCGTCGACCGCCCTGCCCTGCGCCAGCGCGGCGCGGAGTTCAGCGTCGTGCCGGCCCCAGAAGTCGAGTTCATGGGAAAAATTCAGTGCGAGTTGGGTGTCGGCCTTGTATTCGCCGGCCAGCGGCGGCGGAATCAGGCCGGTTTCGGTATAGCGCTGGTAAGTGCTGCTGAGGCCGGCGCCCACGGTGGGCAGGCGGTTGGCGCGGCTCAAGTCGACAGCCGCCTGCGCCGAGGCCAGGCGCGCCGCCGTGACCTGCAGGCCGGGATTGTCAGTCAGCGCTTCTTCCACCAGGGCGCGCAGTGGAGCGCCGCCAAGCTGGGCCACCCAGTCCATGGTCGGCCAGGCGCCGCCCTGGGCCGGCAGGCTGGCGCCGGCGGGAAGCTCGGACGGCGTCTGCAACTGCCTGCTGCTTTCGATGCCATTGAAGCTAGCGCAGGAAGACAGCAGCAGCGCGCCGGCCACAGCGGCGGCCCCGGCCTTGATCCTGCCGGATCGCATTGGCGTAAATCTCGTCATGCTGTACTCGTGGAAATATTCGGATAGGAACCGGATAACCCGGCACGATTCGCCAGGAAATGCCAGCTGGATGTTCCAATGTCGGCTTTAATTGACTAGGCAGTAATATAGCCGAAACATGGAAACCGGAACCGCGAAACAATACTTTGCCGCACGTAGGGCGTCAACGCGGCAAAGCAATGGTACGACGCTGTTACAGGCAGAAGTGTACGTTAGGATGCCAGCCGGATAAATGCTGCGGCAAGCAACGCATTATTGTCTTGAGAGAAACAATACGGATGAGCGTAGTTGAGGTGCCCTGACTGCAATGGCGCAGAGTAGCCCCAGGCAGAGTGAAAGACCTCCGGCAAATGCGTACGGTAGCAATGCCGGAGGCCGTTTTCAGGGGCTATCAGAAGCGATAGGTGACACCGGCCCTGATAACCGGGTAGACGCGGAAATTATCGACCTTGTCGCTGAGGCTGGCGCGCTCGACGCTGACGTCCTCAGCCAATTGTGCGCACATCGGCTGCGGCAGAGTGCATCCGCTGGTGGCAAGCGCCACGCGCGGCCTGCCCTGCAGCATCGCGCCAACGTCCAGCGCAACGCCCCAACCCCTTTCCGCCTGAGGCGCCTTGCCCCAGCCGACGCCGAGGTAGGGCGCCAGGTTCCGGAAATCAATGCGACCATCCAGCCGTCCGGCTTCCGACGCGCTGTAACGACGGTTATTGATCACATAGCTGCCGCTGGCATTGGGCAGGCCGGCCGCATCGATCCGGTTGCCATTGAACATCAGGCCACCGGTCAGGCGGAAGCCACGGTCAGTCGGGTAGAAGTCCAGCAGCATGTCGACGGTGCGCAGCTTGAGCTGAAAATCGTAGTCGACGGAGCGGGTGCGTTCGGACTTGTCGTGGTCAAGCAAGCTGGCGCCGAGGCGCAGACTCAGCCTGTCGTTCAGCGGCGTGGCGACATGGAGCGCGAATCCGGTGGTACCGGCTGACACCGAGAGGTCGCGTTCCATTGCGAATCCGGTAACCGGCAGGGTAGCAACAACAGTCAAGGACAAAATAAACTTATACATTTGTGACAATTTCCAGGAAGATAAGAGCAAGAAGTCAGCTTTTAATTACATCCGCTATTATAAAAGTGATTTCCTAGAAGCAATGTAAATGTGACGCAGAGAAACTTTTCGTTGTTTTTACACGGCAATTTATTTCTTCATGGATACAAGTTGCCTGAGCTGCGCTATGATGCCCCTGTCTCCTCCTTCCTGTAAGGGAACGGGTTAGCCCGCGGCCGCAAGGCAACGCGGGCTTTTTTTATTGTTGGCTGTTTCACCAAAATGAGGCAGAATGCGCGGGCTTCATACAAAAAAATCCATTGCCTGAAGGTGAGGAGACAAAAAAAGCCCGCGTCCAACGACGCGGGCTTTTTCCTTTCCATCCGGCCTGCTGTGCGGGAACGGCCTGCTACCTTCCGGCGTCGACGTCGTCGTCTCCGGGATCGATCGCTTCCACGTCTTCCACCTGGTCGGTATCGATGTCATTGCCATCGGCCTCGGTGCTGTCGCGCGATGCCGCCGCCCGCTCTCCGGTGCCGCCCGAATCGGAATCGCTGTCGAGGTTGGCATCGCCGACGTCAGGACCGGCGGTGCCACCGGCCATCGACGCATCCGGATCGGACGTGGTGCCCATTTCCATGTCCAGGCCAACATCGCGTGAAAGGCCCGGCCCCTGCATGTCGCTGCCGCTATCGGAAATATCGCTGGGACCGAGCGCGTCGGTGCCGTGGCCCCGTCCCAGGCTGCGATCCGGGCCGCTGGTGAGATAGTCCGGGTCCAGGGTGCTGTCTGCCATGATCTGCTCCTTTATTCATCGATTGATAAATTTAGATAGGCATGGCCTGGAACAGTTCGGCATGCAGGCCAGTGCGGCCTTGCGTGGAATCATTCAAAGGGCGGTCACCGACTCGTATTTGCGAACAATCAAGCGATGAAAAAAATCGGCGTACTGCCGATGCAAACAAGTTCGATAAGTGATACCTTCGACGGACCGTTTGCATTTTAATCAGACTATCCGGACAGGATCTGATGAAGAAAGCGCCGCTCTACAGCAGCTCACGCCGCAGTCCTCCCAGACAGCCTGCGTCGCCCTCCGATGGCGAGCCGGCCAGGGAAGGCAGCCACAAGCCTGCTACGCCCTCCCCCGCCGCCGCTGCCAGTCCAGCGCCTTCTCCCACAACGTCAGTCCACAGCAAGCCGCGCCGCATGCATCGCCTGCGCAGCGTGCTGGCGCGCCACGAACGACTGCTGCTGGTACTGGGCTCGGCGCTGCTGACCCTGGCGCTGATGATCGCCTGGACCGCCAGCCGGCCGGTGCCGCGCGAACTGAAACAGGAAGACATCGACGCCGCGGTGCTGCACACCATGCAGGAAAAGGTGATGCCATCGGCCGAAGCGCGCGCCTTCCGCGCTATCCATCCATCGGTGGTGCGCATACGCCAGCTTGGCCATGTCGACGGCAAGGAAGGCGACGTGGTCAAGGGCGTGGGCACCGGCGTGGTGATCCTGGACAAGGGCGTGATCCTGACCAACCTGCATGTGGTGGCCGGCGCCGAGCGGGTGCAGATCACCTTTGCCGACGGCAGCGTCTCGGAAGCCGGTGTGATGAATGTGCAGCCCGAGAACGACCTTGCGGTGCTGCAGGCCAAGACCATCCCCGATGACCTGGTGGCCGCCACCCTGCGCCCCAGCCGCGACCTGGCGATGGGCGACCATGTGATTGCCGTCGGCTTCCCGTTCGGCATCGGCCCGTCGGTATCGGCCGGCATCGTGTCCGGCCTGAAGCGGGAGTACCGCTCGCCGGAAGGCAACAAGATCCTGTCCAACCTGATCCAGTTCGACGCCGCCGCCAATCCCGGCAATTCCGGCGGACCGCTGGTGACGATGGACGGCGAGGTGGTTGGCATCGTGACCGCCATCCTCAACCCTGGCGACCAGGGTGTATTCATCGGCATCGGCTTCGCGGTCCCGATCGAAAACGCGGCGGCGGCAGTCGGCATGTCGCCCTTCTGAACGCAAACGGAACAATCCCATGATAGAACGTCAGACCGGCGGCACCGATGTATCGCGGCAGATGGAGCAGGTGCTCTATGAAGTCAAGAAAGTGGTGGTGGGGCAGGACCATTTCCTGGAGCGGGTGCTGGTGGCCATCCTGGCACAGGGCCATCTGCTGGTGGAAGGCGTGCCTGGCCTGGCCAAGACGCTGACCGTGAAGACCCTGGCGCGCACCCTGCGCGGCAATTTCAAGCGCATCCAGTTCACGCCCGACCTGGTGCCGGCCGACCTGGTGGGCACCCGCATCTACAACCAGAAGACCGGCGAATTCTCCACCTCCTTCGGCCCGGTGTTTACCCACCTGCTGCTGGCCGACGAGATCAACCGCGCGCCGGCCAAGGTGCAGAGCGCGCTGCTGGAGGTCATGCAGGAGTACCAGGTCACCATCGCCGGCGAAACCCACAAGGTGCCGCAGCCCTTCCTGGTGATGGCGACCCAGAATCCGATCGAGACCGAAGGCACCTATCCGCTGCCGGAAGCCCAGGTCGACCGCTTCATGATGAAGATCCTGGTCGGCTATCCGACCGAGGAAGAGGAATTCGTCATCGCCAACCGGGTCACCGGCCCGGCGCCCTCTGTGGCGGCGGTGACCAGCATGGAGCACCTGGCCGAGCTGCAGCGCCAATGCCGCAACGGCTATGTCGACCCGTCGCTGATCCAGTATGCGGTGCGGCTGGTGGCCGCCACCCGCGAACCCGAAAAGCTGGGCGTGCGCGACGTGGCGCCCTACCTGACCTACGGCGCCAGCCCGCGCGCCACCATCGGCCTGGTGGAGTGCGCAAGAGCCTTGGCCTTCCTGCGCGGCCGCAACTACGCGCTGCCGGAAGACATGGTCGACATCGCGCCCGACGTGCTGCGGCACCGGCTGTCGCTGTCCTACCAGGCGCTGTCGGAAGGCATCAACAGCGACGTGCTGATCCAGCGCATCATGAAGCACCTGCCGGCGCCGGAACGCGCGCTCGAAGCCCATGTCCGCTACGACAACAACGCCTGAAGCGCTGCTGCAGCGGCTGGAATGGACCGTGCTGCGACGGCTGGACGGCCTGCTGCACGGTGACTACCGCACCCTGTTCCGCGGCCACGGCGTGGACCTCGCCGACCTGCGGGAATACCAGCACAGCGACGATGTGCGCCATATCGACTGGAACGTCACCGCCCGGCTGCAGACGCCGCATGTGCGGGTCTATAACGAGGAGCGCGAGACCAGCGCCTGGTTCCTGCTGGACCTGACCTCCTCGCTCGACTTCGGCTCCGGCGCCATCAAGAAAGGCGCGATTGCCACCGAACTGGTGGGCGTGCTGGCGCGCATGCTGTCGCGGCATGGCAACCGGGTAGGCGCCGTGCTTTACAGCGGCAAGGTCGAGGCGGTGATCCCGGCCGGCAGTGGGCGCCGCCATGTGCTGCACATCCTGCACCGCATGCTGGCGCTGGCGGAACAGACCCGCCAGCCGGCACGGCGCGCCGCATCGGCGCCGCCGGCGGAAACCCGGCTGCAGGATTTGCTGCAGTCCGCCGGCCATGCCATCGCCCGGCGCTCGCTGCTGTTCGTAATATCGGACTTCATCAGCGCGCCCGGCTGGGAAAAGCCGCTGGCCCAGCTGTCGCAGCGGCATGAGGTGCTGGCGGTGCGGCTCTACGATCCGCTGGAGCAGGACCTGCCC
Coding sequences within:
- a CDS encoding LysR family transcriptional regulator; translation: MSRLPAHIDIHLIRILYLLLSEKNVSRVALKLNQPQPSISASLRKLRELTGDPLLVRGSRGMVPTQHGESLLKPAKRILDETERLFVQKLPFEAREEARTFRIAAPDYLDSQFLPNVVARVRRESPKSRVVIMNISRDIDHIRLLSDGDLDLVIANWDEPPAHLHLAKLFQDPIACIMRADCAYARRTAPDAMTVEDYLSLPHVAPSQMMPGYHGVIESFLERHNLRRNVVVESAYFGQMPYMLLQSDLVLTTGRQFLRFYEQNLPLKTYSVPLKFPPMRFYQLWHDRVHHASEHKWLRDLIGTVARELQPRAAS
- a CDS encoding 8-oxoguanine deaminase, encoding MSPLPAPNTAGKTLLVRNARLLVTMDAARREIPDGAVFIRGHVIEQVGPSAELPAEADEIIDAGGLLVMPGMVNTHHHMYQSLTRVVPDAQDGELFKWLGALYPVWAGLTGEMIRVSTQTAMAELMLSGCTTSSDHLYIYPNDCRLDDSIEAAQQIGMRFHATRGAMSVGQSKGGLPPDAVVEQEDAILKDSQRLIETWHDAGRHAMLRIAVAPCSPFSVSRDLMKTSAELARSHGVAMHTHLAENVNDVAYSLEKFGMTPAQYAEDCGWVGHDVWHAHCVQLDQPGIELFARTHTGVAHCPCSNMRLASGIAPVRRMLDHGVPVGLGVDGSASNDGAHMLGEARQAMLLQRVGFGPDAMTARQALELATLGGAKVLGRDDIGALAPGMAADLVMFRLDQPAYAGALHDPVAALVFCTPSNVDCSIIHGRVVVKEGQLATLDLGPLVERHNGLARNLMEAARQG
- a CDS encoding DHA2 family efflux MFS transporter permease subunit yields the protein MATAPRAALPPLSGTPLVLGTLALSLAVFMNVLDSSIANVSIPAISGDMGVSPQQGTWVITSFAVSNAISVPLTGWLTMRFGQVRLFITSILLFVLASFLCGVAPSIEILIAARVLQGAVAGPMIPLSQSLLLASYPPARSGMALAFWGMTTLVAPIMGPLLGGWISDNYTWPWIFYINIPIGLFAAWASWSIYHTRESKTVRLPIDKIGLALLVIWVGSLQLMLDKGKELDWFASGEIIVLTAVALVAFVYFIIWELGEEHPVVDLSLFAGRNFSGGVVAISVAYGLFFGSLVILPLWLQTQIGYTATEAGKVMAPVGIFAILLSPLVGKMLPKVDARFVASTAFLIFALVFFLRSRFTPEVDTMTLMIPTVIQGAAMAMFFIPLTSIILSGLSPERIPAAAGLSNFVRIMFGGMGTSLTSTLWDSRSTLHHAQLAEHAGPSNPAFSQAVQAMQAQGMSEQGAWAVIERSLSVQAGTLGATDIFYMSAILFILLIGLVWMTRPVRSKTPVDAGGAH
- a CDS encoding HlyD family efflux transporter periplasmic adaptor subunit; translation: MQSSPPQALPAPARNGKRRAFLIGFTLLVLAALVAYGIWWFVFARHFESTDDAYVAGNVVQVTPQVGGTVIAIHADDTERVEMGKPLVELDPADARVALAQAEAQLAQTVRETRTLFVNTGALNANISLRSTELARARDDLARRTRLTGTGAVSGEDIEHARNAVKAAESALQAAREQLASNQALTSSTPVAENPNVLRAAAQVRSAYLAYARTRLPAPITGYVARRSVQVGQRVAPGAPLLSIVPLDALWVDANFKEGQLAQMRIGQPVTLHSDLYGDDVVYHGQVVGLAAGTGAAFALLPAQNASGNWIKVVQRVPVRIRLDPKELAEKPLRIGLSMEVKVDIARAEGTSLTSSGAARTAPAYETRVFDAADREAEQDIARIIADNSAAVAKR
- a CDS encoding efflux transporter outer membrane subunit, whose translation is MTRFTPMRSGRIKAGAAAVAGALLLSSCASFNGIESSRQLQTPSELPAGASLPAQGGAWPTMDWVAQLGGAPLRALVEEALTDNPGLQVTAARLASAQAAVDLSRANRLPTVGAGLSSTYQRYTETGLIPPPLAGEYKADTQLALNFSHELDFWGRHDAELRAALAQGRAVDAEQYSARLTLTAAISRAWLQLARQNAQLELTRQQLVAREKLGRLTALRFKAGLDTESESEQTRQQLEGLRAEIVQWQEAMALTRNQLAALMGKGPDRGLAIAAPPLPPESATALPDQLPLGLLGRRPDIVASRWRVEAAQGEIASAKAQFYPNVNLTAFAGFSTLSLDRLLEAGSRIVGIGPAIRLPVFEGGRLRAQLKGRVAGYDNAVASYNQTLVDALRDVADQVQSLRAAEAQGGHQRAATQAASNALRLARERERVGTTNMLPVLASELALIVQRKVELENQARRADLRVNLVRALGGGFDADAAGLAAEQSSSSSKSAS
- a CDS encoding trypsin-like peptidase domain-containing protein, coding for MKKAPLYSSSRRSPPRQPASPSDGEPAREGSHKPATPSPAAAASPAPSPTTSVHSKPRRMHRLRSVLARHERLLLVLGSALLTLALMIAWTASRPVPRELKQEDIDAAVLHTMQEKVMPSAEARAFRAIHPSVVRIRQLGHVDGKEGDVVKGVGTGVVILDKGVILTNLHVVAGAERVQITFADGSVSEAGVMNVQPENDLAVLQAKTIPDDLVAATLRPSRDLAMGDHVIAVGFPFGIGPSVSAGIVSGLKREYRSPEGNKILSNLIQFDAAANPGNSGGPLVTMDGEVVGIVTAILNPGDQGVFIGIGFAVPIENAAAAVGMSPF
- a CDS encoding MoxR family ATPase: MIERQTGGTDVSRQMEQVLYEVKKVVVGQDHFLERVLVAILAQGHLLVEGVPGLAKTLTVKTLARTLRGNFKRIQFTPDLVPADLVGTRIYNQKTGEFSTSFGPVFTHLLLADEINRAPAKVQSALLEVMQEYQVTIAGETHKVPQPFLVMATQNPIETEGTYPLPEAQVDRFMMKILVGYPTEEEEFVIANRVTGPAPSVAAVTSMEHLAELQRQCRNGYVDPSLIQYAVRLVAATREPEKLGVRDVAPYLTYGASPRATIGLVECARALAFLRGRNYALPEDMVDIAPDVLRHRLSLSYQALSEGINSDVLIQRIMKHLPAPERALEAHVRYDNNA
- a CDS encoding DUF58 domain-containing protein; translated protein: MSATTTTPEALLQRLEWTVLRRLDGLLHGDYRTLFRGHGVDLADLREYQHSDDVRHIDWNVTARLQTPHVRVYNEERETSAWFLLDLTSSLDFGSGAIKKGAIATELVGVLARMLSRHGNRVGAVLYSGKVEAVIPAGSGRRHVLHILHRMLALAEQTRQPARRAASAPPAETRLQDLLQSAGHAIARRSLLFVISDFISAPGWEKPLAQLSQRHEVLAVRLYDPLEQDLPDLGFLMMQDAESGEQLFVDTHDRGFRKRFAALAEARENALRTAFAHAGVDVLELSTEDHLMDAVLRFADLRRRRSSLSAGGVLPKHLEH